A genomic window from Pseudomonas leptonychotis includes:
- the ftsY gene encoding signal recognition particle-docking protein FtsY, producing MFGSNDDKKTPAPLAPTSAEKSAEKKDLFGWLRKKPQTPADPEPQRAPINEQTAAPAPAPEVEAPAAVVAVVPVSEPAAPDVLPVSAPAAEPSAPVVATAPLEPSAPAVPTGPQASEATPPRPSRFRINAGSEVLHAHVEVPVVVEPVVEPPVVAAPVVEPVKSAEETRAGFLDRLKQGLSKTSASLGEGMASLFLGKKAIDDDLLEDLETRLLTADVGVEATTAIIGNLTKRVARKELADSGALYKALQGELTALLKPVEQPLKIDSSKQPYVILVVGVNGAGKTTTIGKLAKKLQQDGKKVMLAAGDTFRAAAVEQLQVWGERNQIAVIAQHTGADSASVIFDAVQAAKSRGMDVLIADTAGRLHTKDNLMEELKKVRRVIGKLDDTAPHEVLLVLDAGTGQNAISQAKQFHQTVNLTGLALTKLDGTAKGGVIFALAKQFALPIRYIGVGEGIDDLRTFEAEAFVQALFAEK from the coding sequence ATGTTTGGTTCCAACGACGACAAGAAGACCCCCGCGCCTCTAGCGCCGACCTCTGCCGAGAAATCTGCCGAGAAAAAAGACCTGTTCGGCTGGCTGCGCAAGAAGCCGCAAACGCCGGCCGATCCTGAGCCGCAACGCGCACCTATAAATGAGCAAACCGCGGCACCGGCACCGGCACCTGAAGTCGAGGCGCCTGCTGCGGTAGTTGCTGTTGTGCCTGTGAGCGAACCCGCTGCGCCCGACGTCCTGCCTGTGAGTGCGCCAGCCGCTGAACCGTCTGCGCCGGTCGTGGCAACGGCTCCGCTTGAGCCGTCCGCGCCTGCTGTGCCCACAGGGCCGCAAGCCAGTGAAGCAACGCCGCCGCGTCCGTCGCGATTCCGCATCAATGCCGGCAGTGAGGTGTTGCATGCGCATGTCGAGGTGCCGGTGGTGGTTGAGCCGGTTGTCGAGCCGCCCGTGGTGGCTGCGCCAGTGGTTGAGCCAGTTAAAAGCGCCGAAGAAACCCGTGCAGGCTTTCTCGATCGCCTCAAGCAAGGCCTGTCGAAAACCAGCGCGAGCCTCGGTGAAGGCATGGCCAGCCTGTTTCTCGGGAAAAAGGCGATCGATGACGATCTGCTGGAAGACCTGGAAACGCGCCTGCTGACCGCCGACGTCGGTGTAGAAGCCACCACCGCCATTATTGGCAACCTGACCAAGCGTGTGGCGCGCAAGGAGCTAGCCGACAGTGGTGCGCTGTACAAGGCACTGCAAGGCGAACTGACCGCGCTGCTCAAACCGGTCGAGCAACCGCTAAAGATCGACAGCAGCAAGCAGCCCTACGTGATTCTTGTTGTTGGCGTGAACGGCGCCGGCAAAACCACCACCATCGGCAAGTTGGCGAAAAAGCTGCAGCAAGATGGCAAGAAGGTCATGTTGGCCGCCGGCGACACCTTCCGCGCCGCCGCCGTTGAGCAGCTGCAAGTGTGGGGTGAGCGTAACCAGATTGCGGTAATTGCCCAGCACACCGGCGCTGATTCCGCCTCGGTGATCTTCGATGCCGTGCAGGCCGCCAAGTCGCGCGGCATGGATGTGCTGATTGCTGATACGGCCGGACGCCTGCACACCAAAGACAACTTGATGGAAGAGTTGAAGAAGGTTCGCCGGGTGATTGGCAAGCTCGACGATACCGCGCCGCACGAAGTGCTGCTGGTGCTGGACGCTGGCACCGGGCAAAACGCGATCAGCCAGGCCAAGCAGTTCCACCAGACCGTCAACCTCACCGGCCTGGCGCTAACCAAGCTGGACGGCACCGCCAAGGGCGGGGTGATCTTCGCCCTGGCTAAGCAGTTTGCCTTGCCGATTCGTTACATCGGCGTCGGCGAGGGCATCGATGACTTGCGGACTTTCGAGGCCGAAGCCTTCGTTCAGGCCCTGTTCGCGGAGAAATAG
- a CDS encoding M16 family metallopeptidase encodes MSERNGLRYGLLGLGLLILLALLALVINRPTNSQAATPAPAAESTRIESLAALGDQAPSRRDLNIQTWQTAEGAKVLFVEARELPMFDLQLTFAAGSSHDDGVQGLAMLTNAMLNEGVPGKDVGAIAAGFENLGANFGNGAFRDMAIASLRSLSAAEQREPALQLFNQVLGQPTFPEDSLARIKNQLLAGFEYQKQNPAKLAGLALFERLYGNHPYAHSSDGNSESIPAISREQLQAFHAKAYSANNAIIALVGDLSRSDAEALANQVSAALPKGPALPRIAQPEEPKAGLQHIEFPSNQTHLMVAQLGIDRRDPDYAALYLGNQVFGGGGFGTRLMTEVREKRGLTYGVYSGFTAMQARGPFMINLQTRAELSDGTLQLVKSMLADFIKNGPTEQELDNAKRELAGSFPLSTASNAAIVGQLGSMGFYNLPLSYLEDFMRDVQALSVEQVKAAMAKHLDPQALVIVTAGPTVAQKELPPPTDNPAEQPSAIPEH; translated from the coding sequence ATGAGTGAGCGCAATGGCCTACGTTATGGCCTGCTCGGCTTAGGGCTACTAATACTGCTGGCGTTGCTGGCCCTGGTGATCAACCGTCCGACCAACAGCCAAGCAGCTACCCCAGCGCCCGCTGCGGAATCCACTCGCATTGAATCCCTCGCCGCCCTGGGTGATCAAGCGCCCAGCCGGCGCGACCTGAATATCCAGACCTGGCAAACCGCCGAAGGCGCCAAGGTACTGTTCGTCGAAGCCCGCGAGCTGCCGATGTTCGACCTGCAACTGACCTTCGCCGCCGGCAGCAGCCATGATGACGGCGTACAGGGGCTGGCCATGCTGACCAACGCCATGCTCAACGAAGGCGTACCGGGCAAGGATGTCGGCGCAATCGCCGCCGGCTTCGAGAACCTCGGCGCTAACTTCGGCAACGGTGCATTTCGCGACATGGCCATTGCCAGCTTGCGCAGCCTGAGTGCCGCCGAGCAGCGCGAACCGGCCCTGCAGCTGTTCAATCAGGTACTCGGTCAACCGACCTTCCCGGAAGACTCACTGGCGCGCATCAAGAACCAGCTGCTGGCCGGCTTCGAATACCAAAAGCAGAACCCCGCGAAACTGGCCGGCCTGGCCCTGTTCGAGCGCCTCTACGGCAACCACCCTTACGCGCACTCCAGCGATGGCAATTCCGAGTCGATCCCGGCCATTAGCCGTGAGCAGCTGCAGGCCTTCCACGCCAAGGCCTATAGCGCCAACAACGCGATTATCGCCCTGGTCGGCGACCTCTCGCGCAGCGATGCCGAGGCCCTGGCCAACCAGGTTTCCGCGGCCCTGCCAAAAGGTCCGGCGCTGCCACGTATCGCTCAGCCTGAAGAGCCAAAAGCCGGTTTGCAGCATATCGAGTTTCCATCGAACCAGACCCATCTGATGGTTGCCCAGCTCGGCATCGACCGCCGTGACCCGGACTACGCCGCGCTCTACCTGGGCAATCAGGTGTTCGGTGGCGGCGGTTTCGGTACTCGCCTGATGACCGAGGTGCGTGAAAAACGCGGCCTGACCTACGGCGTCTACTCCGGTTTCACCGCCATGCAGGCGCGCGGGCCGTTTATGATCAACCTGCAAACCCGCGCCGAACTCAGCGACGGTACCCTGCAGCTGGTCAAGAGCATGCTCGCCGACTTCATCAAGAACGGCCCGACCGAGCAGGAGCTGGACAATGCCAAGCGCGAGCTGGCCGGCAGCTTCCCGCTGTCCACCGCGAGCAACGCCGCCATCGTCGGCCAGCTCGGCTCCATGGGCTTCTACAATCTGCCATTAAGCTACCTGGAAGACTTTATGCGTGACGTGCAAGCGCTCAGCGTCGAGCAGGTCAAGGCCGCCATGGCCAAACACCTCGACCCGCAAGCCCTGGTGATCGTCACCGCCGGCCCGACCGTGGCACAGAAAGAACTGCCGCCGCCGACCGACAACCCCGCCGAGCAACCTTCTGCCATCCCGGAGCACTGA
- a CDS encoding substrate-binding periplasmic protein: MRKIRALLVLLGCLFSATAPADSGLRVCQHDAEKYAYRIELGQLILDRTAERYGARQILPGDGPDPSQERCLALLGKGLVDLAYVPPTEARQRDFLTLPFDLHNGMLGYRVLLIHRADAARFAQVNNLDDLRQLLGGFGSQWGDFALFARNRLPVIGVVNPDNLLPMLNKRRFAYYHRGLHEAWKELAAHAEQYPQLMVEPHLALVYDLPVFFTFNRDNPQLLQRFAEGLALIRADGSFRALFQRHFGQLAERAQLQQRTMIPLDYPASPGLPARDTRLWLTPVEAPALAP, encoded by the coding sequence ATGCGCAAGATCAGGGCTTTGCTGGTGTTGCTTGGCTGTCTCTTTAGCGCGACTGCCCCTGCGGATAGCGGGTTGCGGGTCTGCCAGCATGACGCGGAGAAATACGCGTACCGGATTGAGCTCGGTCAGCTGATTCTTGATCGTACTGCTGAGCGCTATGGCGCGCGGCAAATCCTCCCCGGCGATGGTCCAGACCCATCGCAAGAGCGCTGCCTTGCGTTGCTCGGTAAGGGCTTAGTCGACCTGGCCTACGTGCCGCCAACAGAGGCGCGCCAGCGCGACTTTCTGACGCTGCCGTTCGATCTGCACAACGGCATGCTCGGCTACCGTGTGTTGTTGATTCATCGCGCCGATGCCGCGCGTTTTGCCCAGGTCAATAATCTTGATGATCTGCGCCAATTGCTGGGCGGTTTTGGTAGCCAGTGGGGCGATTTCGCGTTGTTCGCGCGCAACCGTTTGCCGGTGATAGGGGTGGTTAACCCGGACAATCTTTTACCGATGCTCAATAAGCGTCGTTTTGCCTATTACCACCGCGGCTTGCACGAAGCCTGGAAAGAACTCGCGGCCCATGCCGAGCAATACCCGCAGCTGATGGTCGAGCCTCATCTGGCGCTGGTCTACGACCTGCCGGTGTTCTTCACCTTTAATCGCGATAACCCGCAACTCCTGCAGCGGTTCGCCGAGGGGCTTGCGTTGATCCGTGCCGATGGTAGTTTTCGCGCGTTGTTCCAACGTCACTTTGGTCAATTGGCCGAGCGGGCGCAGTTGCAGCAGCGCACGATGATTCCCCTCGATTACCCAGCGTCCCCTGGCTTGCCTGCTCGCGATACCCGCCTATGGCTGACGCCCGTGGAAGCGCCTGCTCTGGCGCCATAA
- a CDS encoding coniferyl aldehyde dehydrogenase, translating into MVADVTYLEQSLQNSQQQLSQLESSFARQRQAFKANPMPSAEQRIQWLKALAQLLSDSREPLVQAISQDFSNRSADETLLAELMPSLHGIHYATKRIKKWMKPSRRSVGMQFMPAAAKVIYQPLGVVGVIVPWNYPLFLAIGPLVGALSAGNRVMIKMSESTPASSLLIKDLLAKVFPEDLVSVVLGEAEVGMAFSKLPFDHLLFTGATSIGKHVMRAAAENLTPVTLELGGKSPAIVSADVPLTDAAERIAFGKTMNAGQTCVAPDYVLVPKDRVDGFVEAYRNAVQGFYPTLADNPDYTAIINERQQQRLNGYLQDAESKGATVIPLYPAAQGRRMPYAVLLNVTDEMKVMQDEIFGPLLPIIPYDTLENAFAFINERDRPLALYYFGYDKSEQQRVLVETHSGGVCINDTLLHVAQDDMPFGGIGPSGMGHYHGHEGFLTFSKAKGVFIKQRFNAAKMIYPPYGKAIQKLVYKFFVR; encoded by the coding sequence ATGGTCGCCGATGTCACGTATCTGGAACAAAGCCTGCAAAACAGCCAACAACAGCTCAGCCAGTTGGAGAGCAGCTTTGCCCGGCAGCGCCAGGCATTCAAGGCCAACCCCATGCCCTCGGCCGAACAGCGCATCCAGTGGCTGAAAGCGCTCGCGCAACTGCTCAGCGATTCGCGCGAGCCGCTGGTCCAGGCGATTTCCCAGGACTTTAGTAACCGCAGCGCGGATGAAACCTTGCTTGCCGAGCTGATGCCCAGCCTGCACGGCATTCATTACGCAACCAAACGCATCAAAAAGTGGATGAAGCCGTCGCGGCGCAGCGTTGGCATGCAATTTATGCCCGCAGCCGCCAAGGTGATCTACCAGCCGCTGGGCGTGGTCGGGGTGATCGTGCCGTGGAACTACCCACTGTTTCTCGCCATTGGTCCGCTGGTAGGCGCGCTGTCTGCCGGCAACCGGGTCATGATTAAGATGAGTGAGTCGACCCCGGCCAGCTCGCTGCTGATCAAGGACCTGCTGGCCAAGGTCTTCCCCGAGGACCTGGTAAGTGTTGTGTTGGGCGAGGCAGAAGTCGGCATGGCTTTCTCCAAGTTGCCGTTCGATCACCTGCTGTTCACCGGTGCCACCAGCATCGGCAAGCACGTGATGCGCGCTGCGGCCGAGAACCTCACCCCGGTAACCCTGGAGCTGGGCGGCAAATCACCCGCCATCGTTTCCGCCGACGTGCCCTTAACCGATGCGGCTGAACGCATCGCGTTTGGCAAGACCATGAACGCCGGCCAGACCTGCGTCGCCCCAGATTACGTGCTGGTGCCGAAAGACCGCGTCGACGGTTTTGTCGAGGCCTACCGCAATGCCGTACAGGGTTTCTACCCAACGCTTGCGGATAACCCCGACTACACCGCCATCATCAACGAGCGCCAGCAGCAACGCCTCAACGGTTATTTGCAGGACGCCGAAAGCAAGGGCGCGACTGTCATCCCGCTATACCCCGCTGCCCAGGGCCGCCGCATGCCGTATGCCGTACTGCTGAATGTAACGGACGAGATGAAGGTGATGCAGGACGAGATTTTCGGTCCGCTGCTGCCGATCATCCCCTACGACACCCTGGAAAACGCCTTCGCCTTTATCAACGAGCGCGACCGGCCGCTGGCGCTGTACTACTTCGGTTACGACAAAAGCGAGCAACAGCGCGTGCTGGTCGAAACCCATTCTGGTGGCGTGTGCATTAACGACACCCTGCTGCACGTGGCCCAGGATGACATGCCGTTCGGCGGCATTGGCCCCTCCGGCATGGGCCACTACCACGGCCATGAAGGCTTCCTGACCTTCAGCAAGGCCAAGGGGGTGTTTATTAAACAGCGCTTCAATGCCGCCAAAATGATTTACCCGCCTTATGGCAAGGCGATCCAGAAACTGGTCTACAAATTTTTCGTTCGCTAA
- the rsmD gene encoding 16S rRNA (guanine(966)-N(2))-methyltransferase RsmD, translating into MSKRPKAPKANPAHSGDGQLRIIGGQWRSRQFNFPMAAGLRPTPNRVRETLFNWLAPYVEGAKVLDLFAGSGALFLEALSRGAGSALALDLNPAAIASLRGHLQTLNCDNGQLQQIDALLFLQNQPATPFDLVFLDPPFSQDLLLPACNLLEQNGWLAADAWVYTESENAPSSLGMPGNWRLHREQKAGQVYYALWQRTAG; encoded by the coding sequence ATGAGCAAGCGACCCAAGGCGCCAAAAGCCAACCCCGCCCACAGTGGCGATGGCCAACTGCGGATCATCGGCGGGCAATGGCGCTCACGCCAGTTCAACTTCCCCATGGCAGCAGGCCTGCGCCCAACACCAAACCGGGTAAGGGAAACCTTGTTCAACTGGCTGGCGCCCTATGTCGAAGGCGCCAAAGTACTCGACCTGTTCGCCGGCAGCGGCGCGCTGTTTCTTGAAGCACTGTCGCGCGGCGCCGGCAGCGCCCTGGCGTTGGACCTTAATCCAGCTGCCATCGCCAGCCTGCGCGGCCACCTGCAAACGCTGAACTGCGACAACGGCCAACTGCAGCAGATCGACGCCCTGCTCTTTCTGCAAAATCAGCCCGCCACGCCTTTCGACCTGGTGTTTCTCGATCCGCCGTTCAGTCAGGATCTGCTGCTTCCCGCCTGTAATTTGCTAGAGCAGAACGGCTGGCTGGCCGCCGACGCCTGGGTCTATACCGAAAGCGAAAACGCCCCCTCCAGCCTCGGCATGCCCGGCAACTGGCGCTTGCACCGCGAACAGAAGGCCGGCCAGGTGTATTACGCACTGTGGCAGCGTACGGCCGGCTAA
- a CDS encoding TetR/AcrR family transcriptional regulator has product MSAPLKTRERIIQESLGLFNAQGERNVTTNHIAAHLGISPGNLYYHFRNKQAIIAELFALYEGQVSTFLRRPEGRALTVQDKTFYLEALLAAMWHYRFLHRDLEHLLDSDAELAERYRLFAQRCLVQAQSIYQGFVEAGILLMDAAQIEALTLNSWIIMTSWVRFLCTTRGNPGDLSEEMLRRGVYQVLALEGGYIAPPAREAVEALYAKLHVPLDQVI; this is encoded by the coding sequence ATGTCAGCCCCACTGAAAACCCGTGAACGCATTATTCAGGAGAGCCTGGGGCTGTTTAATGCCCAGGGTGAGCGCAACGTCACCACCAACCATATCGCCGCCCACCTTGGGATTTCACCGGGCAACCTGTACTACCACTTTCGCAACAAGCAGGCGATCATCGCCGAGCTGTTCGCCCTCTATGAAGGCCAGGTAAGCACCTTTCTGCGACGCCCCGAGGGTCGCGCCCTGACGGTGCAGGATAAGACCTTCTACCTCGAAGCACTGCTGGCAGCCATGTGGCACTACCGCTTCCTGCACCGCGACCTTGAACACCTATTGGACAGCGACGCCGAGCTTGCCGAGCGCTACCGGCTATTTGCCCAGCGTTGCCTGGTGCAGGCGCAGAGCATTTATCAGGGCTTTGTCGAAGCCGGCATTCTGTTGATGGACGCCGCGCAAATCGAAGCGTTGACCCTCAATAGCTGGATCATCATGACGTCTTGGGTGCGTTTTCTCTGCACCACGCGTGGCAACCCAGGCGATCTCAGTGAAGAAATGCTCCGCCGTGGTGTTTACCAAGTGCTCGCGCTGGAGGGCGGCTACATCGCGCCGCCAGCACGTGAGGCAGTGGAGGCGTTATACGCCAAGCTGCATGTGCCGCTCGATCAGGTGATTTGA
- a CDS encoding hydrolase — MKTPFKPAWWLPGPHLQTLWNPMCRTPAKLERTRERLWLEDGDFLDLDWHGPHQADAPLVLVLHGLTGSSSSLYVLGLQQQLAAQGWASVALNWRGCSGEPNLLARGYHSGASEDLAETVRHLRAQRPMAPLYAVGYSLGGNVLLKYLGETGAGSQLQGAVAVSVPFRLDQCADRIGMGFSRVYQRRFMREMVAYVKDKQRLFAHQGMADRLSTLEKLGPLDGMRTFWDFDGRITAPLHGYDDAQDYYRRASSRYFLGRIETPTLIIQAADDPFVFPHSLPEASELSPSIEFELHAHGGHVGFVAGSLRKPVYYLEQRIPQWLVERTRT; from the coding sequence ATGAAAACGCCCTTCAAACCCGCCTGGTGGCTGCCCGGCCCGCACCTGCAAACGCTGTGGAACCCGATGTGCCGCACGCCCGCGAAACTTGAGCGCACGCGTGAGCGGTTGTGGCTGGAGGATGGTGACTTTCTCGACCTCGACTGGCACGGCCCGCATCAGGCGGACGCACCGCTGGTGCTGGTGCTGCATGGCCTGACTGGCTCATCCAGCTCACTCTATGTACTGGGCCTGCAACAGCAGTTGGCGGCTCAAGGCTGGGCCAGTGTGGCGTTGAACTGGCGCGGCTGCTCGGGTGAGCCCAACCTGCTGGCCCGCGGTTACCACTCGGGCGCCAGCGAAGATTTGGCGGAAACCGTGCGTCACCTGCGCGCCCAGCGGCCAATGGCGCCGCTGTATGCCGTGGGCTATTCGCTGGGCGGTAATGTGCTGCTCAAGTACCTCGGGGAAACGGGCGCAGGCAGCCAGCTGCAGGGCGCAGTGGCTGTGTCAGTGCCGTTTCGTCTGGATCAGTGCGCCGACCGTATTGGCATGGGCTTTTCACGTGTTTACCAACGCCGCTTTATGCGTGAGATGGTGGCTTATGTGAAAGACAAGCAGCGCTTGTTCGCCCATCAGGGCATGGCGGACCGGCTGTCCACCCTGGAAAAACTCGGCCCCCTGGATGGCATGCGTACCTTCTGGGACTTCGACGGGCGCATCACCGCGCCCCTGCACGGTTACGACGATGCTCAGGATTACTACCGGCGCGCCTCCAGCCGCTACTTCCTGGGCCGGATTGAAACACCCACGCTGATCATCCAGGCCGCCGACGATCCCTTTGTGTTCCCCCACAGCCTCCCCGAAGCCAGCGAGCTGTCGCCGAGCATCGAATTCGAACTGCACGCCCACGGCGGCCATGTCGGTTTTGTCGCAGGCAGCCTAAGAAAGCCGGTTTACTACCTAGAACAGCGCATCCCACAGTGGCTGGTCGAGCGCACCCGGACCTAA
- a CDS encoding M16 family metallopeptidase: MPMIAQRTAALLLGVLCTPLLAFAAAPQPTHEFSLDNGLKVIVREDHRAPVVVSQLWYKVGSSYETPGQTGLSHALEHMMFKGSRKLGPGDASRILRELGAEENAFTSDDYTAYYQVLARDRLAIALELEADRLASLKLPADEFAKEIEVIKEERRLRTDDKPSNLAYERFKAMAYPASGYHTPTIGWMADLDRMTVEELRAWYQAWYAPNNATLVVVGDVTKDEVQTLAQRYFGAIPKRAVPPAKIPRELAAPGERRITLHLKTQLPSLMMGFNVPGLATAEQPRQVHALRLAAALLDGGYSARLPTRLERGEELVSGASAWYDGFSRGDSLFILSATPNVQTGKTLEQVEAGLWRELKDLQTTPPSAEELARVRAQVIAGLVYERDSITSQATAIGQLETVGLSWKLIDQELAELEAVTPADIQQAASTFFTRDRLSVAHVLPEEKGNE; this comes from the coding sequence ATGCCTATGATTGCCCAACGCACCGCCGCTTTATTGCTCGGCGTGCTCTGTACACCGTTGCTGGCCTTTGCCGCAGCGCCGCAACCGACCCACGAATTCAGCCTGGACAACGGCCTCAAGGTCATCGTGCGCGAAGACCACCGCGCCCCCGTGGTGGTCAGCCAGCTCTGGTACAAGGTCGGCTCCAGCTACGAGACGCCGGGCCAAACCGGCCTGTCCCACGCCCTTGAACACATGATGTTCAAAGGCAGCCGCAAACTCGGCCCCGGCGACGCGTCACGCATCCTGCGCGAGCTTGGCGCGGAAGAAAACGCTTTCACCAGCGACGACTACACCGCCTACTACCAGGTATTAGCCCGTGACCGCCTGGCCATCGCCCTGGAGCTGGAAGCCGACCGCCTGGCCAGCCTCAAACTGCCGGCCGATGAGTTCGCCAAGGAAATCGAGGTCATCAAGGAAGAGCGCCGCCTGCGCACCGACGACAAACCGTCGAACTTGGCCTATGAGCGTTTCAAGGCCATGGCCTACCCCGCCAGCGGCTACCACACCCCGACTATTGGCTGGATGGCCGACCTCGACCGCATGACAGTCGAAGAGCTGCGCGCCTGGTACCAAGCCTGGTACGCCCCGAACAACGCCACCCTGGTGGTAGTGGGCGATGTGACCAAGGATGAAGTACAGACCCTGGCCCAGCGTTATTTCGGCGCCATTCCCAAACGCGCCGTACCGCCGGCAAAGATCCCGCGTGAACTGGCGGCCCCCGGCGAGCGACGCATTACCTTGCACCTGAAAACCCAGTTACCGAGCCTGATGATGGGCTTCAACGTTCCCGGCCTGGCTACCGCCGAGCAGCCGCGTCAGGTGCATGCCCTGCGCCTGGCTGCCGCCTTGCTCGACGGTGGCTACAGCGCGCGCTTGCCCACACGCCTGGAGCGTGGCGAAGAATTGGTGTCCGGCGCATCCGCCTGGTATGACGGTTTTTCCCGTGGCGACAGCCTGTTCATTCTTTCCGCCACCCCCAACGTGCAAACCGGCAAGACCCTGGAGCAGGTCGAAGCGGGCCTGTGGCGCGAACTTAAAGACTTGCAAACCACCCCACCAAGCGCCGAGGAGCTGGCGCGTGTGCGTGCGCAAGTGATCGCCGGCCTGGTCTATGAGCGTGACTCGATTACCAGCCAGGCCACCGCCATCGGCCAACTGGAAACCGTCGGCCTGTCATGGAAACTGATCGATCAAGAGCTGGCCGAACTGGAAGCCGTCACCCCGGCGGATATTCAACAAGCCGCCAGCACCTTCTTTACCCGCGACCGCTTAAGCGTCGCCCACGTTTTACCTGAGGAGAAGGGCAATGAGTGA
- a CDS encoding twin-arginine translocation pathway signal protein, with product MHDSTLAAPGLSRRGLLKIGLMGSALLATAGLTASLSGCSASTPKAGFAVIRESDLAFLNALIPVMLAGAVTPEKMPQAVAGTLTNLDYSLNHVSPELLKLTVQLFDVLAMPITRGPLTGVWGSWETAAPADVQAFLERWQNSSIGLLKMGHASLLQLVMMSWYSRTESWAHCGYPGPPTV from the coding sequence ATGCACGACAGCACTCTCGCAGCACCCGGCCTGTCACGGCGCGGCCTGCTTAAAATCGGCCTGATGGGCTCGGCCTTGCTTGCCACGGCCGGGCTTACCGCCAGCCTCAGCGGTTGCTCGGCCAGCACGCCAAAAGCCGGTTTTGCGGTGATCCGCGAATCCGACCTGGCCTTCCTGAACGCCTTGATTCCGGTGATGCTGGCCGGTGCGGTGACGCCCGAGAAAATGCCGCAAGCGGTGGCGGGCACCCTCACCAACCTCGATTACAGCCTTAATCACGTCTCGCCAGAACTGCTAAAGCTGACCGTGCAACTGTTCGACGTGCTGGCCATGCCGATCACCCGAGGCCCGCTGACCGGGGTCTGGGGCAGCTGGGAAACCGCAGCGCCCGCCGACGTGCAGGCCTTTCTCGAACGCTGGCAGAACAGCTCGATCGGTTTGCTGAAAATGGGCCACGCCTCTTTGCTCCAGCTGGTGATGATGAGCTGGTACAGCCGCACCGAATCCTGGGCGCACTGCGGCTACCCCGGCCCGCCTACAGTCTGA